Proteins from one Cryptosporangium minutisporangium genomic window:
- a CDS encoding pyridoxal phosphate-dependent aminotransferase — protein MRGFGTTIFSEMTALANRTGAINLGQGFPDTDGPGSMLRAAVAAIQSGQNQYAPGSGTPDLRTAIARHQGDWYGLDFDPDTEVLVTAGATEAIAATLMGLCEPGDEVLCVEPYYDSYAAVIALAGAVRRPVTLRPPDYRLDTAALAASITPRTRVILINSPHNPTGAVFDRDELAEVARLCVEHDLIAVTDEVYEHIVFHGEHVPLATFPGMRDRTVTISSAGKTFSATGWKVGWICAAPDLVAAVARVKQFLTFTNAAPFQPAVAAALGLPREYFTSLATDLRAKRDLLCQGLVAAGFDVHIPAGTYFVTADAAPLGGEDGLAFCRALPERAGVVAVPVGVFYDQEAHDVVPGASLVRFAFCKQDEVLQEAVRRLEGLRDGGPVVEPAPRRIPGTVEQPGAWAR, from the coding sequence ATGCGCGGCTTCGGCACCACGATCTTCTCCGAGATGACCGCGCTGGCGAATCGCACCGGCGCGATCAACCTGGGACAGGGCTTCCCCGACACCGACGGCCCGGGCTCGATGCTGCGGGCCGCGGTGGCCGCGATCCAGTCCGGGCAGAACCAGTACGCGCCCGGCTCCGGCACTCCGGACCTGCGGACCGCGATCGCCCGCCACCAGGGTGACTGGTACGGCCTCGACTTCGACCCGGACACCGAGGTCCTGGTCACGGCGGGCGCCACCGAGGCGATCGCCGCGACGCTGATGGGGCTGTGCGAGCCGGGCGACGAGGTGCTCTGCGTCGAGCCGTACTACGACTCGTACGCGGCGGTGATCGCGTTGGCGGGTGCCGTCCGCCGCCCGGTGACGCTGCGACCGCCGGACTACCGGCTCGACACCGCCGCGCTGGCCGCGTCGATCACGCCGCGGACCCGCGTCATCCTCATCAACTCGCCGCACAACCCGACCGGCGCGGTGTTCGACCGCGACGAGCTCGCCGAGGTCGCCCGGTTGTGCGTCGAGCACGACCTCATCGCGGTCACCGACGAGGTCTACGAGCACATCGTTTTCCACGGCGAGCACGTGCCGTTGGCGACCTTCCCGGGGATGCGCGACCGGACGGTCACGATCTCCTCCGCGGGCAAGACGTTCAGCGCGACCGGCTGGAAGGTGGGCTGGATCTGCGCCGCTCCCGACCTGGTTGCCGCCGTCGCCCGAGTGAAGCAGTTCCTCACGTTCACCAACGCCGCGCCGTTCCAGCCCGCCGTCGCGGCCGCGCTGGGGCTTCCCCGCGAGTACTTCACGTCGCTCGCGACTGACCTGCGGGCCAAGCGCGACCTGCTCTGCCAAGGGCTGGTCGCCGCTGGCTTCGACGTCCACATCCCGGCCGGCACCTACTTCGTGACCGCGGACGCGGCTCCGCTCGGCGGCGAGGACGGCCTGGCGTTCTGCCGTGCGCTGCCGGAGCGCGCCGGTGTGGTGGCGGTCCCGGTCGGGGTGTTCTACGACCAGGAGGCGCACGACGTCGTGCCGGGCGCCTCGCTGGTGCGGTTCGCGTTCTGCAAGCAGGACGAGGTGCTGCAGGAGGCCGTGCGTCGGCTCGAGGGGCTGCGGGACGGCGGTCCGGTGGTCGAGCCGGCGCCGCGCCGGATCCCGGGAACCGTGGAGCAGCCGGGCGCCTGGGCCCGCTGA
- a CDS encoding murein hydrolase activator EnvC family protein, with translation MLKTADAGRVLRRVLIGMALVAAGAAGAPVGAGATPSEGPPTAPVEVGAEPTAVAAEPAGADPTAVGAQSAEWRWPLDGVPRVVRRFDPPADPYGPGHRGVDLAGAPAATVRAAGAGVVRFAGPVGGRGVVSVTHPSGARTTYEPVRAVVRTGDRVSAGTALGRLDPGHLGCAEAACLHWGLIVEGSYRDPLALVGPGRVRLYPGGTS, from the coding sequence ATGCTGAAGACTGCGGACGCCGGGCGCGTGCTGCGCCGGGTGCTGATCGGAATGGCTCTGGTCGCCGCCGGCGCGGCGGGTGCGCCGGTCGGAGCAGGCGCGACGCCGTCCGAAGGGCCGCCCACCGCGCCGGTTGAAGTGGGCGCAGAGCCCACAGCGGTAGCGGCAGAGCCAGCGGGCGCGGATCCGACGGCGGTTGGCGCGCAGTCGGCGGAGTGGCGATGGCCGCTCGATGGGGTGCCACGAGTCGTCCGGCGTTTCGACCCACCCGCCGACCCGTACGGCCCCGGCCATCGCGGCGTCGACCTGGCCGGAGCACCGGCGGCGACGGTCCGCGCGGCGGGCGCGGGAGTGGTCCGGTTCGCCGGACCGGTCGGCGGACGGGGCGTCGTCAGCGTCACCCACCCCAGCGGCGCCCGGACGACGTACGAACCGGTGCGGGCGGTGGTGCGCACCGGCGACCGGGTGTCGGCCGGTACCGCGCTGGGCAGGCTGGATCCGGGACACCTTGGCTGCGCGGAGGCGGCGTGCCTGCACTGGGGCCTGATCGTGGAGGGCAGTTACCGCGATCCACTGGCCCTCGT